The Arthrobacter sp. NicSoilC5 genome has a window encoding:
- a CDS encoding methyltransferase domain-containing protein has protein sequence MSDQQPEDDVYTHGHHESVVRAHAARTAENSAAFVLPYLTPGSTLLDVGCGPGTITCDFAALVNPGKVTGLDRSPDIVAQAQALAVERKVPNIEFVAGNIYDLDFADETFDIVHAHQVLQHLTDPVEALREMRRVAKPGGIVAVRDADFHGMSWYPEIPELDEWMDLYQRIARRNGAEPDAGRRLVSWAQSAGFTDVAPTSSNWLYATAQQRRWQARVWGERVLHSAFAEQALEYGFAKAADLARIAAGWHRWGSTDDGWFLIPNGEVIARA, from the coding sequence ATGAGCGACCAGCAGCCTGAAGACGACGTCTACACGCATGGCCACCACGAGTCCGTAGTCCGCGCCCACGCCGCCAGGACTGCCGAAAATTCGGCCGCGTTCGTCCTCCCCTACCTCACACCGGGATCCACCCTGCTCGACGTCGGGTGCGGGCCGGGCACCATCACCTGCGACTTCGCAGCCCTGGTCAACCCCGGCAAGGTCACCGGCTTGGACCGCTCGCCGGACATCGTGGCACAGGCCCAAGCACTCGCCGTCGAGCGGAAAGTGCCCAACATCGAATTTGTGGCAGGCAACATCTACGACCTGGACTTCGCCGATGAAACGTTTGACATCGTCCACGCCCACCAGGTGCTCCAGCACCTGACCGACCCCGTCGAGGCTCTGCGCGAGATGCGCCGCGTCGCCAAGCCCGGCGGCATCGTGGCCGTCCGGGACGCAGACTTCCACGGCATGAGCTGGTACCCGGAGATCCCGGAGCTGGACGAGTGGATGGACCTTTACCAGCGGATTGCCCGGCGCAACGGAGCAGAGCCCGACGCCGGGCGGCGGCTGGTCAGCTGGGCCCAGTCTGCGGGATTCACCGACGTCGCCCCCACCAGCAGCAACTGGCTTTACGCCACGGCGCAGCAGCGCCGCTGGCAGGCACGTGTCTGGGGTGAGCGGGTGCTGCATTCCGCCTTCGCCGAGCAGGCACTGGAGTACGGATTCGCCAAGGCGGCCGACCTCGCCCGGATCGCGGCGGGCTGGCACCGCTGGGGCTCCACGGACGACGGCTGGTTCCTGATCCCGAACGGTGAGGTCATCGCGCGGGCCTAG
- a CDS encoding low molecular weight protein-tyrosine-phosphatase encodes MTSTSSAYRVITVCTGNICRSPMAELMLQAALEREGLDGLVEVDSAGTTGYEAGRPIDPRAARRLAVTQLASEHHVAREWEPEWFRERDLILALDIDHYAWLSEAAPDQESLDKIRMLRSFDPAMAGRDRLEQGIEDPWYGGHADFDAVWHQIHTALPGLVQHIKAAVLQNTQLQPH; translated from the coding sequence ATGACCTCAACGTCGAGCGCATACCGCGTCATCACCGTCTGCACGGGCAACATCTGCCGGTCCCCGATGGCCGAGCTCATGCTCCAGGCAGCGCTCGAACGCGAGGGCCTGGACGGGCTGGTGGAAGTGGATTCCGCAGGCACCACCGGGTACGAGGCCGGCCGGCCCATCGATCCCCGTGCCGCTCGCCGCCTCGCAGTCACGCAACTGGCATCGGAACACCACGTGGCCCGGGAGTGGGAGCCGGAGTGGTTCCGCGAGCGCGACCTGATCCTGGCCCTGGACATTGACCACTACGCGTGGCTCAGCGAAGCCGCCCCGGACCAGGAGTCCCTGGACAAGATCCGGATGCTCCGCAGCTTCGATCCCGCCATGGCCGGGCGGGACCGGCTGGAGCAGGGCATCGAGGACCCCTGGTACGGCGGCCATGCGGATTTCGACGCCGTCTGGCACCAGATCCACACGGCGCTGCCGGGCCTGGTCCAGCACATCAAGGCAGCGGTCCTGCAGAACACGCAGCTTCAGCCGCACTAG
- the pabB gene encoding aminodeoxychorismate synthase component I, whose translation MIPAPVIIAVDGRSGAGKTTLAVELAARLRAHHKVSLFHLEDIYPGWDGLAAGVERYVSTVLAPLSRGEAATWTSWDWENHYDGESRVTLPAEIVIVEGVGAAAEAARPMLGAVIWAESPDDVRRTRALGRDGETYEPYWDQWAAQEEEWLGRDDVPAHADLRVQNLADGSAPADLLKLLPCLPALAPVLAPELSARRGLRLHAERLDALPDAPALFQSLYGRSANAVWLDSSNADAVPGSTGEDSEDPAARTAAERSRFSIMADDAGTFGQFVTHRSGVSLISTGSSTARVPGPFFRWLDTVWGRRAVRTPDGYPCDFTLGWLGCLGYELKRETGGSDLSAPTPDAALIFAGRAVVLDHAEGAAWLLALDAPDAGEWLAQARAAVEAAGGGARPPSDGPAAQAGGSTGVALSTAPAFRSRDTGARYREKITAAQHQIAQGNTYEVCLTTTLEARVQAASLDAWTTYLALRRRNPAPFASYLRLGNLAVASTSPERFLRIASDGGMRAEPIKGTRRRAADPQEDSRLRVDLATSLKDRAENIMIVDLLRNDLSHFAEPGSVTVSRLCAIESYATVHQMVSTIDARLLPGAPRAEAVAACFPAGSMTGAPKISTMAILDHLEAGPRGLYSGAIGYFSLNAAADLAVAIRTLVISTAGDGTAELSLGVGGAITSDSVPDDEYDEIRTKAYGVLSTLGAAFPGD comes from the coding sequence ATGATCCCAGCCCCCGTCATCATCGCCGTCGACGGGCGCTCCGGCGCAGGAAAGACAACCCTCGCCGTCGAACTCGCGGCCCGGCTCCGCGCCCACCACAAGGTGTCCCTGTTCCACCTTGAGGACATCTACCCGGGGTGGGATGGGCTGGCGGCAGGCGTGGAGCGCTATGTCAGCACGGTCCTCGCGCCGCTGAGCCGCGGCGAGGCGGCCACCTGGACCAGCTGGGACTGGGAGAACCATTACGACGGCGAGTCCCGGGTCACGCTGCCCGCGGAGATCGTCATCGTGGAGGGAGTGGGGGCCGCCGCCGAGGCAGCCCGGCCCATGCTTGGCGCCGTCATCTGGGCCGAGTCTCCGGACGACGTCCGCCGGACGCGGGCTCTGGGCCGCGACGGCGAAACCTATGAGCCGTACTGGGACCAGTGGGCCGCACAGGAAGAAGAGTGGCTGGGCCGCGACGACGTCCCCGCCCACGCAGATCTTCGCGTCCAGAACCTCGCTGACGGATCAGCCCCGGCGGACCTCCTGAAGCTCCTCCCCTGCCTGCCGGCCCTGGCGCCTGTCCTGGCCCCGGAACTGTCCGCACGACGCGGACTTCGGCTCCATGCCGAGCGCCTGGATGCCCTCCCGGACGCACCGGCACTGTTCCAGTCGCTGTACGGACGGTCGGCCAATGCCGTCTGGCTTGATTCCTCCAACGCTGACGCCGTCCCGGGCAGCACCGGAGAAGACAGCGAAGACCCGGCGGCCCGGACTGCTGCGGAGCGCAGCAGGTTCAGCATCATGGCGGACGACGCCGGCACCTTCGGACAGTTCGTGACGCACCGTTCGGGGGTGAGCCTGATCAGCACGGGCTCCTCCACTGCCAGGGTCCCCGGCCCCTTCTTCCGCTGGCTGGACACCGTCTGGGGGCGCCGGGCCGTACGCACCCCGGACGGCTATCCCTGCGATTTCACCCTGGGCTGGCTCGGCTGCCTGGGCTACGAGCTGAAGCGCGAAACGGGCGGCAGCGACCTGTCCGCGCCCACCCCGGACGCTGCCCTGATCTTCGCCGGCCGGGCCGTGGTCCTGGACCATGCCGAAGGCGCCGCCTGGCTTCTGGCACTGGACGCCCCCGACGCCGGCGAGTGGCTGGCGCAGGCCAGGGCAGCAGTGGAAGCCGCCGGCGGCGGCGCACGGCCGCCGTCGGATGGCCCGGCAGCGCAAGCCGGCGGCAGCACCGGCGTCGCGCTTTCCACAGCGCCGGCCTTCCGCAGCCGGGACACAGGTGCGCGGTACCGGGAGAAGATCACCGCCGCCCAGCACCAGATCGCCCAGGGAAACACGTATGAGGTTTGCCTGACCACCACGCTCGAAGCCAGGGTGCAGGCAGCGTCGCTGGATGCGTGGACCACCTACCTCGCGCTGCGCCGGAGGAACCCGGCCCCCTTCGCCAGCTACCTTCGGCTGGGAAACCTTGCCGTGGCCAGCACCTCGCCCGAGCGGTTCCTAAGGATCGCGTCCGACGGCGGCATGCGCGCCGAACCGATCAAGGGCACCCGGCGCCGGGCTGCCGACCCGCAGGAGGACAGCCGGCTGCGCGTGGACCTGGCCACATCCCTGAAGGACAGGGCCGAGAACATCATGATCGTGGACCTGCTGCGCAACGACCTCAGCCATTTCGCGGAGCCCGGTTCCGTGACGGTCAGCCGGCTCTGCGCGATCGAGAGCTATGCCACGGTCCACCAGATGGTCAGCACCATTGACGCCCGCCTCCTCCCGGGCGCACCGCGGGCCGAGGCAGTCGCTGCGTGCTTCCCGGCCGGCTCCATGACCGGCGCCCCCAAGATCAGCACCATGGCCATCCTGGACCACCTGGAGGCAGGTCCGCGCGGACTGTACTCGGGGGCCATCGGCTACTTCTCACTCAACGCGGCGGCCGACCTCGCCGTCGCCATCAGGACACTGGTCATCAGCACGGCCGGCGACGGGACGGCTGAACTCTCGCTCGGCGTCGGCGGTGCCATCACCTCGGACTCCGTCCCGGACGACGAATACGACGAAATACGCACCAAGGCCTACGGGGTCCTCTCCACCCTCGGCGCCGCCTTCCCCGGCGACTGA
- a CDS encoding aminodeoxychorismate lyase, producing the protein MTSPAPVVLAFLDPAFPDGRVADATKPQLLVTDLGVTRGDGVFETMLAVGGTVRKMQAHLDRLGGSAAALDLAIPDQEAWRRVIAAVVARHRSENPPADPAADELVVKLVVTRGVEGEAPTAWVQASPAGAAGRRQRETGIDVILLDRGYDSDVAERAPWLLLGAKTLSYAVNMAALRHAHKQGADDVIFLSSDGRVLEGPTSTVLLAHVEKSDDGTTVKRLITPQLDSGILAGTSQGALFAAAKAAGWELGYGPLEPRDLMDADAVWLISSVRLLAPVNRIDGKEIGTPSVQKELTAELSELIAGIH; encoded by the coding sequence ATGACCTCTCCAGCCCCCGTGGTTCTTGCCTTCCTCGATCCTGCTTTCCCCGACGGCAGGGTGGCCGATGCCACCAAACCCCAGCTGCTGGTCACGGATTTGGGGGTCACCCGCGGCGACGGCGTCTTCGAAACCATGCTGGCCGTGGGTGGAACGGTGCGGAAGATGCAGGCGCACCTGGACCGGCTTGGGGGCTCCGCCGCGGCACTGGACCTGGCCATCCCGGACCAGGAGGCATGGCGGCGCGTTATTGCGGCTGTGGTGGCCCGGCACCGGTCCGAGAACCCGCCGGCAGACCCCGCCGCCGATGAACTGGTGGTCAAACTGGTGGTCACCCGCGGCGTCGAAGGCGAGGCGCCCACGGCCTGGGTGCAGGCGTCGCCGGCCGGGGCTGCCGGCCGCAGGCAGCGCGAAACGGGCATCGACGTCATCCTCCTTGACCGGGGCTACGACAGTGATGTGGCCGAACGGGCGCCCTGGCTGCTCCTCGGCGCCAAAACCCTTTCCTACGCCGTCAACATGGCAGCGCTGCGCCATGCCCACAAACAGGGCGCCGACGACGTCATCTTCCTGTCCTCCGATGGCCGCGTGCTGGAAGGCCCCACGTCCACGGTGCTGCTTGCGCATGTGGAGAAGTCCGACGACGGCACAACAGTGAAGCGCCTCATTACGCCCCAGCTGGACAGCGGCATCCTGGCCGGCACCTCCCAGGGCGCCCTCTTCGCGGCCGCCAAGGCGGCGGGGTGGGAACTGGGCTACGGTCCCCTGGAGCCCCGGGACCTCATGGACGCGGATGCGGTCTGGCTGATCTCCAGCGTCCGCCTGCTGGCGCCCGTAAACCGGATCGACGGCAAGGAAATCGGCACCCCGTCCGTCCAGAAGGAACTGACCGCCGAGTTGAGCGAACTTATCGCCGGCATCCACTAG
- a CDS encoding TetR/AcrR family transcriptional regulator C-terminal domain-containing protein has protein sequence MTSANTSQPGQAKTRLSRDIVLAKALELVDAESLEALTMRRLGQELGRDPMSLYRYAENRAALLDGVTELVLNQLSIHPSDPDWKAQLRKIAHSLRALALQHPNVVPLLVTRPLSTPLGLRPLGTLRPLEQILSLLGSAGFAPADALHVYRAYYGFLYGHILNELQEYVVDPEENEVLLRLGLHRLPAKEFPKLRALAPALAEYDGEAELDQGLGILLSGLEAQLSRQAAGPAA, from the coding sequence ATGACTTCCGCCAACACTTCCCAGCCCGGGCAGGCCAAAACGAGGCTGAGCAGGGACATTGTGCTGGCCAAGGCCCTGGAGTTGGTGGACGCCGAAAGCCTGGAGGCCCTGACCATGCGCCGGCTGGGGCAGGAACTCGGCCGGGATCCGATGAGCCTCTACCGCTACGCCGAGAACCGCGCCGCACTGCTGGACGGGGTTACCGAGCTGGTACTCAACCAGCTAAGCATCCATCCATCGGACCCGGACTGGAAAGCCCAGCTGCGGAAGATCGCCCACAGCTTGCGGGCGCTCGCCCTGCAGCATCCCAATGTGGTTCCCCTGTTGGTCACGCGGCCCCTTTCCACGCCCCTGGGCCTTCGCCCCCTGGGCACGCTGCGGCCGCTGGAACAGATCCTGTCCCTGCTGGGCTCGGCAGGATTCGCGCCGGCCGATGCCCTCCACGTCTACCGCGCCTACTACGGCTTCCTCTACGGGCACATCCTGAACGAGCTGCAGGAGTACGTGGTGGATCCGGAAGAGAACGAGGTGCTGTTGCGCCTGGGGCTCCACCGTTTGCCGGCGAAGGAATTCCCCAAGCTGCGTGCCCTTGCTCCCGCCCTGGCAGAGTACGACGGCGAGGCGGAGCTTGACCAGGGACTTGGCATCCTGCTGTCCGGGCTGGAGGCACAGCTGTCACGTCAGGCGGCAGGCCCCGCCGCCTGA
- a CDS encoding multidrug effflux MFS transporter, whose amino-acid sequence MTEPSPPQTSKAPRSVKYVLMLGALAALPALTTDMYLPSLPAVEADLHTTQTAVQLTLSGTLVGGGIGQLVIGPFSDRFGRRLPLLIGISLHVAISLLCSLTPNIETLTGLRVLQGFFNAAAAVVALAVIRDRFVGSDAAQLLSRLMLVIGVAPLLAPTVGQAIAGFWNWRAVFYALALIGLVLVAIVWKFMPETLPGDSRSPGHPRHVAGAYWVLLRDRHFMALAVIPGLGLALIMSYVVGSPFVFQNEYGLTAQQFALVFALNGAALVLSAQLNAALVRKFPPVRILRTALLVQLSLALVLLGVVATGAGGAAGLVAGLWLVLSAQGMIPANASVLALHNYGHMAGTAAAVIGALQSGVAGLVSPLVGLLGGNSLSMASVMIGSCTVAVLVLALGTPAYRNGGWPEHAGHDDGQRVSAD is encoded by the coding sequence GTGACGGAACCGTCCCCTCCCCAGACCAGCAAGGCACCGCGCAGCGTCAAGTACGTTCTCATGCTTGGCGCCCTGGCCGCGCTCCCCGCCCTCACCACGGACATGTACCTGCCCTCACTGCCCGCCGTCGAGGCCGACCTCCACACCACCCAGACCGCTGTCCAGCTGACGTTGTCCGGAACCCTGGTGGGCGGCGGAATCGGGCAGCTGGTGATCGGCCCGTTCTCGGACCGGTTCGGCCGGCGGCTTCCGCTGCTCATCGGCATCTCGCTGCACGTAGCCATCTCGCTGCTGTGTTCCCTGACGCCCAACATCGAAACGCTGACAGGGCTGCGCGTGCTGCAGGGCTTCTTCAACGCCGCCGCTGCCGTGGTGGCACTCGCCGTGATCCGCGACCGCTTCGTCGGCTCCGACGCCGCCCAGCTGCTGTCCCGGCTGATGCTGGTCATCGGCGTGGCTCCGCTCCTGGCCCCCACCGTGGGCCAGGCCATCGCCGGGTTCTGGAACTGGCGCGCCGTCTTCTACGCACTGGCACTCATCGGGCTGGTCCTGGTGGCAATTGTCTGGAAGTTCATGCCGGAAACGCTGCCCGGGGACAGCCGCAGCCCGGGCCACCCCCGGCACGTGGCCGGCGCCTACTGGGTGCTGCTGCGGGACAGGCACTTCATGGCGCTGGCCGTTATCCCCGGACTGGGGCTGGCCCTGATCATGAGCTACGTGGTGGGTTCGCCCTTCGTCTTCCAGAACGAATACGGCCTCACCGCCCAGCAGTTCGCCCTCGTGTTCGCCCTCAACGGCGCCGCACTTGTCCTCTCGGCCCAGCTCAACGCCGCCCTGGTCCGGAAGTTCCCGCCCGTCCGCATCCTGCGCACCGCCCTCCTGGTCCAGTTGAGCCTGGCCCTGGTGCTGCTCGGTGTGGTGGCCACGGGTGCCGGCGGCGCGGCCGGCCTGGTGGCCGGCCTGTGGCTGGTCCTGTCAGCCCAGGGCATGATCCCGGCGAACGCCTCCGTGCTCGCGCTGCACAACTACGGCCACATGGCGGGAACGGCGGCGGCTGTCATCGGGGCCCTGCAGTCCGGTGTCGCCGGACTGGTGAGCCCCCTGGTTGGGCTCCTGGGCGGGAATTCCCTGTCGATGGCCAGCGTCATGATCGGCAGCTGCACCGTGGCGGTGCTGGTGCTTGCCCTGGGAACCCCCGCCTACCGCAACGGCGGCTGGCCCGAGCACGCCGGGCACGACGACGGGCAGCGGGTCAGTGCCGACTGA
- a CDS encoding pyridoxamine 5'-phosphate oxidase family protein → MDSRNLPIENLSFDDCWELLDNDAVGRLAIVVDEHPEIFPVNYAVHLRSIVFRTAPGSKLWGARMERPAALEIDGYDPASEQAWSVVVRGETEIIEDQGVKDAVDALGLEPWQPGEKAHYVRLNAKALTGRRFRVNRPDIWNTRLQDRRRASFE, encoded by the coding sequence ATGGACTCGCGAAACCTGCCGATTGAAAACCTGTCCTTCGACGACTGCTGGGAACTCCTCGACAATGACGCGGTGGGCAGGCTGGCCATCGTGGTGGACGAGCATCCCGAGATCTTCCCCGTGAACTACGCCGTCCACCTGCGCAGCATCGTCTTCCGCACCGCACCCGGGTCAAAGCTTTGGGGCGCCAGGATGGAACGGCCGGCAGCACTGGAAATAGACGGCTACGACCCCGCATCGGAACAGGCCTGGAGCGTAGTGGTTCGCGGCGAAACGGAAATCATCGAGGACCAGGGCGTGAAGGATGCGGTGGACGCACTCGGCCTGGAACCGTGGCAGCCGGGCGAAAAGGCCCACTACGTGCGGCTGAACGCCAAAGCACTGACGGGGCGCCGGTTCCGCGTGAACCGGCCGGACATCTGGAACACCCGCCTGCAGGACCGGCGCCGCGCGTCCTTCGAATAG
- the cls gene encoding cardiolipin synthase produces the protein MWPFSLAGTAPTWVVVLLGFADLAIRILALGIIPGNRRPTTAMAWLLGIFFIPFVGIVLFLLFGNFRLSSRRRAQQQLVNERVQAGITALSDAESDYPGPEWVKSAAELNRTLGSLPMVDGNSVDLIPGYPDSILEMTKAVRKAKKFVNAEFYIMSSDHVTNDLLTAMEEAAERGVEVRLLFDHIGTLRIKGYRKLLNRLRAGKIQWKRMLPLLPIHGQWRRPDLRNHRKIMVIDGEIAFTGSQNLIEPSYNNPRHRKAGREWVELMACLRGPIVTTLNVVFATDWLSETDESLEHQLQLPANPEPGTVTAQVVPSGPGFITENNLRLFNTLIYSAQHRISICSPYFVPDDSLLYAITTAAQRGVDVELFVSEKGDQFLVHHAQRSYYEALLEAGVRIYLYKAPFVLHAKHFTIDDEVAVLGSSNMDMRSFSLNLEVSVMLLGEDIVNKMRAVEDTYRDISHELKLADWLNRPLAARYVDNVARLTATVQ, from the coding sequence TTGTGGCCTTTTTCGCTTGCCGGCACCGCGCCCACATGGGTGGTGGTGCTCCTGGGCTTCGCCGACCTGGCCATCAGGATCCTGGCGCTGGGCATCATTCCCGGCAACCGGCGCCCTACCACCGCCATGGCCTGGCTGCTGGGTATCTTCTTCATTCCGTTCGTGGGCATCGTCCTGTTCCTGCTGTTCGGCAATTTCCGCTTGTCCAGCCGCCGGCGGGCACAGCAGCAGCTGGTCAACGAACGCGTGCAGGCGGGCATCACCGCACTTTCGGATGCGGAAAGCGACTACCCCGGCCCGGAGTGGGTGAAGTCCGCTGCTGAGCTCAACCGCACCCTGGGCTCGCTGCCCATGGTGGACGGAAACTCCGTGGACCTGATCCCCGGCTATCCGGATTCCATCCTGGAAATGACCAAGGCTGTGCGGAAGGCGAAAAAGTTCGTCAACGCCGAGTTCTACATCATGAGTTCGGACCACGTCACCAACGACCTGCTCACCGCCATGGAGGAAGCCGCCGAACGGGGCGTGGAGGTGCGGCTCCTGTTCGACCACATCGGAACGCTGCGCATCAAGGGGTACCGGAAGCTGCTCAACCGCCTCCGCGCGGGCAAGATCCAGTGGAAGCGGATGCTGCCCCTCCTGCCCATCCACGGACAGTGGCGCCGCCCTGACCTGCGGAACCACCGCAAGATCATGGTGATCGACGGCGAGATCGCCTTCACGGGTTCGCAGAACCTGATCGAGCCCTCCTACAACAACCCGCGGCACCGCAAGGCCGGCCGTGAATGGGTGGAACTGATGGCGTGCCTGCGCGGCCCCATCGTGACCACCCTGAACGTCGTCTTCGCCACCGACTGGCTGAGCGAGACTGACGAGTCGCTGGAACACCAGCTGCAGCTCCCGGCGAACCCGGAACCCGGCACCGTCACGGCCCAGGTGGTTCCCAGCGGTCCGGGGTTCATTACGGAGAACAACCTCCGGCTCTTCAACACCCTCATCTATTCGGCCCAGCACCGGATCTCCATCTGCAGCCCCTACTTCGTGCCGGACGACTCGCTGCTCTACGCCATCACCACCGCGGCCCAGCGCGGCGTGGATGTTGAACTGTTCGTCTCGGAGAAGGGGGACCAGTTCCTGGTCCACCACGCCCAGCGGTCCTATTACGAGGCACTCCTCGAAGCCGGGGTACGGATCTACCTCTATAAAGCCCCGTTCGTGCTGCATGCCAAGCACTTCACCATCGATGACGAGGTAGCGGTCCTGGGGTCCAGCAACATGGACATGCGGTCCTTCTCGCTGAACCTGGAGGTGTCAGTGATGCTGCTGGGTGAGGACATCGTGAACAAGATGCGGGCGGTGGAGGACACCTACCGGGACATCTCCCACGAGCTCAAGCTCGCGGACTGGCTCAACCGGCCGCTCGCCGCCCGGTACGTGGACAACGTGGCCCGGCTGACGGCCACTGTCCAGTAA
- a CDS encoding MarR family winged helix-turn-helix transcriptional regulator has product MAETNTPQPSPFEQAGPQFGHPLLRILQEFTIEANRYVDAAGDRKDMHRTDMNALAVIMRHTARGNVVTPGLLRKELNLSSPATTALIDRLDNSGHVVRERQSTDRRQVQLKMTPKAFQEGGAIFAPLAQHMGSAMAGFTEEELDTVTRFMTAMIDATVAARTESG; this is encoded by the coding sequence ATGGCAGAGACGAACACTCCCCAGCCATCCCCCTTCGAGCAGGCGGGACCGCAGTTCGGCCATCCGCTGCTCCGGATCCTGCAGGAGTTCACCATCGAGGCGAACCGGTACGTGGATGCCGCCGGGGACCGCAAGGACATGCACCGCACGGACATGAACGCACTCGCCGTGATCATGCGCCACACCGCCAGGGGCAACGTGGTGACGCCCGGGCTGCTGCGGAAAGAACTGAACCTTAGCTCCCCCGCCACCACGGCACTGATCGACAGGCTGGACAACTCCGGGCACGTGGTCAGGGAGCGGCAAAGCACTGACCGGCGGCAGGTCCAGCTGAAGATGACCCCCAAGGCCTTCCAGGAGGGCGGCGCCATCTTCGCCCCGCTGGCGCAGCACATGGGCAGTGCCATGGCCGGGTTCACGGAGGAGGAACTGGATACCGTCACCCGCTTCATGACGGCGATGATCGACGCCACCGTGGCGGCAAGGACAGAATCCGGGTAG
- a CDS encoding DUF2231 domain-containing protein produces MHAAPSTGRYTRLLGTLEEAKPLDAAVNAAEPLASRLIAQPNVRSLVRGDTTGIPLHTILTDAPFGAWWSAVFLDFFDDQASRRSAQRLVALGVITAVPTALSGWATWSGKDRGLKRVGIVHAAANAAATLVYLASWRARSRGNHRLGVRLARAGAVLLLVSGFLGGHLSSGRHASRHGVIHG; encoded by the coding sequence ATGCACGCCGCACCCAGCACCGGCAGGTACACCCGTCTCCTTGGCACCCTTGAGGAGGCGAAACCCCTGGACGCTGCCGTCAACGCCGCAGAACCGCTGGCGTCCCGCCTCATAGCGCAGCCCAACGTCCGCAGCCTGGTCCGCGGCGACACCACGGGCATTCCGCTGCACACCATCCTTACCGACGCACCCTTTGGCGCCTGGTGGTCGGCGGTGTTCCTGGACTTCTTTGACGACCAGGCTTCCCGCCGCTCCGCCCAGCGGCTGGTGGCCCTCGGCGTCATCACCGCCGTTCCCACCGCCCTGTCCGGCTGGGCAACCTGGTCCGGCAAGGACCGCGGGCTGAAGCGCGTGGGGATTGTGCACGCCGCCGCCAACGCCGCAGCCACCCTGGTGTACCTCGCCTCCTGGCGGGCCCGGTCCCGCGGAAACCACCGGCTGGGCGTGCGGCTGGCGCGGGCGGGGGCCGTCCTGCTGCTGGTAAGCGGGTTCCTGGGCGGCCACCTCAGCAGCGGCCGCCATGCCTCACGGCACGGTGTCATACATGGATGA
- a CDS encoding LysE family transporter: MQFSLWLALAGAGALISFTPGAGAINTMSNSLNAGFRRSMWGILGQQAALVVHVLIVALGVGVLVASSPVAFNVIRYAGAAYLVYLGIRQFLSKPSVAQEQAATLRNEPAWSIFRRGFWVNLLNPKAIVFFLAFTPQFIRPEQPLFTQYAVLTATIVVIDILVMWFFFAAAARSFQRFTSTERGQLVLSRVFGALFVGVGILLALIH, translated from the coding sequence GTGCAATTTTCCCTGTGGCTGGCCCTCGCGGGCGCCGGCGCCCTGATCAGCTTCACCCCGGGCGCCGGGGCCATCAACACCATGAGCAACTCGCTGAACGCAGGGTTCCGCCGGTCAATGTGGGGAATCCTGGGCCAGCAGGCGGCGCTGGTGGTGCACGTCCTGATTGTCGCCCTCGGCGTTGGCGTGCTGGTGGCCAGCTCGCCCGTTGCCTTCAACGTCATCCGCTACGCGGGCGCGGCCTACCTGGTGTACCTGGGCATCCGCCAGTTCCTCAGCAAGCCATCGGTGGCCCAGGAGCAGGCCGCCACCCTCCGGAACGAACCCGCCTGGTCCATCTTCAGGCGCGGCTTCTGGGTCAACCTGCTGAACCCGAAGGCCATCGTGTTCTTCCTGGCCTTCACCCCCCAGTTCATCCGCCCGGAACAGCCCTTGTTCACCCAGTACGCCGTGCTGACGGCCACCATTGTGGTCATCGATATTTTGGTGATGTGGTTCTTCTTTGCCGCCGCCGCCAGGTCATTCCAGCGCTTCACCAGCACGGAACGGGGCCAACTGGTCCTCAGCAGGGTGTTCGGCGCCCTGTTCGTTGGGGTGGGCATCCTGCTGGCCCTGATCCACTGA